One genomic segment of Hordeum vulgare subsp. vulgare chromosome 2H, MorexV3_pseudomolecules_assembly, whole genome shotgun sequence includes these proteins:
- the LOC123424914 gene encoding aspartyl protease AED3, whose protein sequence is MVSRFLRGVALSVLVVAALAAGAATAAASQQSCPATPPDAGATLQVSHAFGPCSPLGNAAAAPSWAGFLADQSSRDASRLLYLDSLAVAGRAYAPIASGRQLLQTPTYVVRARLGTPPQQLLLAVDTSNDAAWIPCSGCAGCPTTTPFNPAASKSYRAVPCGSPACSRAPNPSCSLNTKSCGFSLTYADSSLEAALSQDSLAVANDVVKSYTFGCLQKATGTATPPQGLLGLGRGPLSFLSQTKDMYEGTFSYCLPSFKSLNFSGTLRLGRKGQPLRIKTTPLLVNPHRSSLYYVGMTGIRVGKKVVPIPPAALAFDPATGAGTVLDSGTMFTRLVAPAYVAVRDEVRRRIRGAPLSSLGGFDTCYNTTVKWPPVTFMFTGMQVTLPADNLVIHSTYGTTSCLAMAAAPDGVNTVLNVIASMQQQNHRILFDVPNGRVGFAREQCTAA, encoded by the coding sequence ATGGTGAGTCGGTTCCTCCGCGGAGTTGCTCTCTCGGTGTTGGTGGTCGCGGCGCTCGCTGCCGGCGCGGCGACGGCAGCGGCCTCGCAGCAGTCTTGCCCGGCTACGCCGCCGGACGCGGGGGCGACGCTCCAAGTGTCGCACGCGTTCGGACCATGCTCCCCGCTGGGAAACGCGGCCGCAGCGCCGTCGTGGGCGGGGTTCCTCGCGGACCAGTCCTCCCGGGACGCGTCGCGGCTGCTGTACCTCGACTCCCTCGCCGTGGCGGGGCGCGCGTACGCGCCGATCGCGTCCGGGCGGCAGCTGCTCCAGACGCCGACGTACGTGGTGCGCGCGCGCCTCGGCACCCCGCCGCAGCAGCTCCTCCTCGCGGTCGACACCAGCAACGACGCCGCGTGGATCCCCTGCTCCGGCTGCGCGGGCTGCCCCACCACCACCCCCTTCAACCCGGCCGCGTCCAAGTCGTACCGCGCCGTGCCGTGCGGATCGCCGGCGTGCTCGCGGGCGCCGAACCCGTCCTGCTCGCTCAACACCAAGTCCTGCGGCTTCAGCCTCACCTACGCCGACTCCTCGCTGGAGGCCGCGCTGTCCCAGGACTCCCTCGCCGTCGCCAACGACGTCGTGAAGAGCTACACCTTCGGGTGTCTCCAGAAGGCCACCGGCACGGCGACGCCGCCGCAGGGCCTCCTCGGGCTCGGCCGCGGGCCGCTGTCGTTCCTGTCCCAGACCAAGGACATGTACGAGGGCACCTTCTCCTACTGCCTCCCGAGCTTCAAGTCCCTCAACTTCTCCGGCACGCTCAGGCTCGGCCGCAAGGGCCAGCCGCTGCGCATCAAGACGACGCCGCTGCTCGTCAACCCGCACCGGTCCTCGCTCTACTACGTGGGCATGACAGGCATCCGCGTGGGCAAGAAGGTGGTGCCGATCCCGCCCGCCGCGCTGGCGTTCGACCCGGCGACGGGCGCAGGCACGGTGCTCGATTCCGGCACGATgttcaccaggcttgtggcgccggcGTACGTGGCGGTGCGCGACGAGGTCCGCCGCCGCATCCGCGGCGCCCCGCTCTCCTCCCTCGGCGGGTTCGACACGTGCTACAACACGACGGTGAAGTGGCCGCCGGTCACGTTCATGTTCACCGGCATGCAGGTGACGCTGCCCGCGGACAATCTGGTGATCCACAGCACGTACGGCACCACCAGCTGCCTGGCGATGGCGGCGGCCCCCGACGGCGTGAACACGGTGCTCAACGTCATCGCCAGCATGCAGCAGCAGAACCACCGCATCCTGTTCGACGTGCCCAACGGACGCGTCGGCTTCGCCCGCGAGCAGTGCACCGCGGCTTGA